The proteins below come from a single Streptomyces sp. B3I8 genomic window:
- a CDS encoding RNA polymerase sigma factor — translation MTNSDGICPPPGHTHEEAMSPTQFDASFTAHLPRLRRRLVALTGNPHDADDLLQETYLRLARRARAHGLTQQRHPYAYTCAVALNLLRDAWAHSSRRERTTDRLPEAGWDGGLGSYEASATALALLRTLSEKEAAAVILVDLEGLSHDTAGERLGAHRGTVQRNRMRGLAKMRAALGGQ, via the coding sequence ATGACAAACAGCGACGGCATCTGCCCGCCGCCGGGACACACCCACGAGGAGGCCATGAGCCCCACGCAGTTCGACGCGTCCTTCACCGCGCACCTGCCGCGCCTGCGCAGACGGTTGGTGGCGTTGACGGGCAATCCGCACGACGCCGACGACCTGTTGCAGGAGACGTATCTGCGGCTCGCCCGGCGGGCCCGCGCCCACGGTCTGACGCAGCAGCGGCACCCGTACGCCTATACCTGCGCGGTCGCCCTCAATCTGCTGCGCGACGCGTGGGCACACTCCTCCCGCCGGGAACGGACCACCGACCGGCTGCCCGAGGCCGGCTGGGACGGCGGTCTCGGCTCCTACGAGGCCTCCGCCACCGCGCTCGCACTGCTGCGCACGCTCTCCGAGAAGGAGGCGGCCGCGGTGATCCTGGTGGATCTGGAAGGCCTCAGCCACGACACGGCGGGCGAGCGGCTGGGCGCCCACCGCGGCACGGTGCAGCGCAACCGCATGCGCGGCCTGGCGAAGATGCGCGCCGCCCTCGGCGGCCAGTAG
- a CDS encoding C40 family peptidase encodes MKVSSTRRRTTGALLGASVLGLSALVSVPAHASTAHAAPAHAAAPAADCGVLAPGASATAQAAVAAACSQIGVWYSWGGGHGATPGATYGYYDGSDPDSLHDNERKGFDCSGLTRYAYWRATGRDLLNGTADDQFNSSQATARFSAAQGTAPLLPGDLMFWGSGHIHHVAMYLGGGQMVEAYESGTHIRVTSVRTGGDYAGAIRVNGSGTPIPPPADGGSVFETWGTGVRTHSTPSTRSSVVDTFAGPTQVSVQCQEHAETVTAEGYTNDIWSKLSDGSWLTNIYIKGPASLPGIPDCAGSSAPPPTDGSTAFQTWGTGVRTHSEPNVNAAVVDYFAQPTTVNVVCQAHAQQVTAEGYTNDAWAKLTDGSWVTVIYIKGPEWLPGVATC; translated from the coding sequence GTGAAAGTCAGCAGCACACGCCGCCGGACCACCGGCGCGCTCCTGGGGGCCTCGGTCCTCGGACTGTCCGCCCTCGTGTCCGTGCCGGCCCACGCGTCCACCGCCCACGCCGCTCCCGCACACGCCGCCGCTCCCGCCGCCGACTGCGGTGTGCTCGCCCCGGGGGCCTCGGCCACCGCGCAGGCAGCCGTGGCCGCGGCCTGTTCCCAGATCGGCGTCTGGTACAGCTGGGGCGGCGGCCACGGCGCGACGCCCGGTGCCACGTACGGCTACTACGACGGGTCCGACCCCGACAGCCTGCACGACAACGAGCGCAAGGGCTTCGACTGCTCGGGGCTGACGCGCTACGCCTACTGGAGGGCGACCGGCAGGGACCTGCTCAACGGCACCGCCGACGACCAGTTCAACAGTTCGCAGGCCACCGCCCGCTTCTCCGCCGCGCAGGGTACCGCCCCGCTGCTGCCGGGCGACCTGATGTTCTGGGGCAGCGGCCACATCCACCACGTCGCCATGTATCTGGGCGGCGGGCAGATGGTCGAGGCCTATGAGTCGGGCACACACATCCGGGTCACCTCCGTGCGCACCGGCGGCGACTACGCGGGCGCCATCCGGGTCAACGGTTCGGGTACCCCCATTCCCCCGCCCGCGGACGGCGGCTCGGTCTTCGAGACGTGGGGCACCGGGGTACGCACCCACTCGACGCCGAGCACCCGCTCCTCCGTCGTGGACACCTTCGCCGGGCCCACGCAGGTGTCGGTGCAGTGCCAGGAGCACGCGGAGACGGTCACGGCCGAGGGTTACACCAACGACATCTGGTCCAAGCTGTCCGACGGTTCCTGGCTGACGAACATCTACATCAAGGGCCCGGCCTCGCTGCCCGGCATCCCGGACTGTGCCGGCAGCAGCGCCCCGCCGCCGACCGACGGCAGCACGGCGTTCCAGACCTGGGGCACCGGGGTGCGCACGCACAGCGAGCCGAACGTCAACGCCGCCGTGGTGGACTACTTCGCGCAGCCGACCACCGTCAACGTGGTGTGCCAGGCCCACGCCCAGCAGGTGACGGCCGAGGGCTACACCAACGACGCCTGGGCGAAGCTGACCGACGGTTCCTGGGTGACCGTGATCTACATCAAGGGCCCGGAGTGGCTGCCGGGGGTGGCCACCTGCTGA
- a CDS encoding M15 family metallopeptidase, which yields MADIITLSDPRVAATAVAECGEPLVDLRDGGRLRLDHRQADDDGDYARLRAGALERLRRAQRLLPAGVRFLVVEGYRPPDLQRRYFEQYAATLRRAHPQAPPDRIRELASAYISPPEVAPHVSGGAVDLTLCDADGRELELGTEVNATPEESGGACRTRAAGLTAEARGNRAVLGRALSAAGFVNYPTEWWHWSYGDRYWALLTRAPAARYGPAGPSRSPSPSTG from the coding sequence GTGGCAGACATCATCACGCTCTCCGACCCCCGGGTCGCCGCGACGGCCGTGGCCGAGTGCGGCGAGCCGCTGGTCGACCTGCGCGACGGCGGCCGGCTGCGGCTGGACCACCGTCAGGCCGACGACGACGGCGACTACGCCCGGCTCAGGGCGGGCGCGCTGGAGCGGCTGCGGCGGGCGCAGCGCCTGCTGCCGGCCGGCGTGCGGTTCCTGGTGGTGGAGGGTTACCGACCGCCGGACCTGCAGCGACGCTACTTCGAGCAGTACGCGGCGACGCTGCGCCGCGCGCATCCGCAGGCGCCGCCCGACCGGATCCGTGAACTGGCGAGCGCGTACATCTCCCCGCCCGAGGTGGCACCGCATGTCAGCGGCGGGGCGGTCGACCTGACGCTGTGCGATGCGGACGGCCGCGAGCTGGAGCTGGGCACGGAGGTCAACGCCACGCCGGAGGAGAGCGGGGGCGCCTGCCGCACCCGGGCCGCGGGCCTCACGGCCGAGGCCCGCGGGAACCGGGCGGTACTGGGCCGGGCGCTGTCCGCGGCCGGGTTCGTCAACTACCCGACCGAGTGGTGGCACTGGTCGTACGGCGACCGCTACTGGGCCCTGCTGACCCGGGCGCCCGCAGCCCGGTACGGCCCCGCCGGCCCGTCTCGGTCCCCGTCCCCGTCCACCGGCTGA
- a CDS encoding BTAD domain-containing putative transcriptional regulator produces the protein MLDIRLLGPVEVWADGRRAPLGGTRPLAMLSALVVHLGEVLSTERLVDCVWDDEAPATAGALVATHVSAVRRALAKVGGAEVIRTRPPGYLAALDPSRIDARRFEDLLASGRAAGDRGRPREAAELLSEALGLWRGREALEGLGQSFARIEAARLTELRLAAQEDFFGLRLALGHADRTIAPLLTHVADHPLRERPRGQLMTALFRTGRVSDALLTYQEAREVLREELGVDPGPELRALHRAVLTNDPALLGPDPRAATARTPAVANGEAGHRPGHEGPDNARRPATGPGTARRPAAESDTARRPAAEPVPSHLPPDIADFVGRAAGIEWAESLLGKVADPGRTAPPVGVVSGRSGSGKTALAVHVGHRTADLFPDGLLFVDLRAADATPVRPADALARLLRAMGAAPETLPTSVEELTGLYRTHIGHRRTLLILDNAAGEAHVRPLLPPGGGSAALVTSRRRLVALEGAAHLDLTVPDEAEALELLAKVAGRSRTAAEPEGAAEIVALCGRLPLAVRIAGARLAARPHWGPGRLAERLRDERRRLNELRAGDLELRVSLELGYADLDPHERAALRRLALLDLPDFAGWIAAPLLGIGVEEAEEAVERLVDCHFIDVVGVDGTGRSRYRIHDLAREHARERCLAEEAPPEREAAVRRLVACWLGLAKQAAARGPGGVTRYFPEPETVRGLDARTEEELLARPAAWFAAEQAGLLAAVEYCADHGAARAARDLAGALIASSAALYNRFDAWSSSHRAAMAAVRRGGDVEGEAWLLTGLGRLAYEQDRFEESYACFERALRRFGEHGDVPRGEAVALDGMATVRREQAGYPEALELLGKALERYGRTGDLGGRARMLYGFGYVHREQGRGGEARDALSRALELYRAGADPHGEALTLRALALCHRAEGTPAEAERLLLEALDIFTGLADAFGVMYTEQALAKVELRTNRADRARERLDRCLAVARERQDRFGVALVLRTLGECHLATGDTDAAREPLERALADWEALRLPVWRARTAWDLAGVWAADGRAEEARAARAEALAVFRELGCREAGERA, from the coding sequence ATGCTGGACATACGTCTACTCGGTCCGGTCGAGGTCTGGGCGGACGGGCGGCGTGCCCCCCTGGGCGGGACCAGACCCCTGGCGATGCTGTCCGCGCTCGTCGTCCACCTGGGCGAGGTCCTGTCCACCGAACGGCTCGTGGACTGCGTGTGGGACGACGAGGCGCCCGCCACCGCCGGGGCACTCGTCGCCACCCATGTCTCCGCCGTCCGCCGCGCACTCGCCAAGGTGGGCGGGGCCGAGGTGATCCGGACCCGGCCGCCGGGGTACCTGGCCGCGCTCGACCCCTCCCGGATCGACGCCCGGCGCTTCGAGGACCTGCTCGCCTCGGGGCGGGCGGCCGGGGACCGGGGCCGTCCGCGGGAGGCGGCGGAGCTGCTGTCCGAGGCGCTGGGGCTGTGGCGGGGCCGGGAGGCGCTGGAGGGGCTCGGCCAGTCGTTCGCCCGTATCGAGGCGGCCCGGCTGACCGAACTGCGGCTGGCGGCCCAGGAGGACTTCTTCGGCCTGCGGCTGGCGCTCGGCCACGCGGACCGCACGATCGCGCCCCTGCTCACGCATGTCGCGGACCATCCGCTCAGGGAGCGGCCGCGCGGCCAGCTGATGACCGCCCTGTTCCGCACCGGCCGGGTCTCCGACGCCCTGCTGACCTACCAGGAGGCGCGGGAGGTCCTCCGGGAGGAACTGGGCGTCGACCCCGGTCCGGAACTGCGGGCGCTGCACCGGGCGGTGCTGACCAACGACCCCGCGCTGCTCGGCCCGGATCCGCGGGCCGCCACCGCGCGCACACCGGCCGTCGCTAACGGGGAGGCGGGGCACCGCCCGGGCCACGAGGGTCCGGACAATGCACGACGACCGGCCACGGGGCCGGGCACGGCGCGGCGACCGGCCGCGGAGTCGGACACGGCGCGGCGACCGGCCGCGGAGCCCGTTCCCTCCCATCTCCCGCCCGACATCGCCGACTTCGTGGGCCGCGCCGCGGGGATCGAGTGGGCCGAGTCGCTGCTGGGGAAGGTGGCCGACCCCGGCCGCACCGCCCCGCCGGTCGGGGTCGTCTCAGGCCGCTCCGGCAGCGGCAAGACCGCCCTCGCCGTGCACGTCGGCCACCGCACCGCCGACCTCTTCCCGGACGGCCTGCTCTTCGTGGACCTGCGGGCCGCCGACGCCACCCCGGTGCGGCCCGCCGACGCGCTCGCCCGGCTGCTGCGCGCCATGGGTGCCGCGCCGGAGACCCTGCCCACCTCGGTGGAGGAACTGACCGGGCTGTACCGCACGCACATCGGGCACCGGCGCACCCTGCTGATCCTCGACAACGCCGCCGGTGAGGCGCACGTACGGCCGTTGCTGCCGCCAGGCGGCGGTTCGGCCGCGCTCGTCACCAGCCGGCGCCGGCTGGTCGCGCTGGAGGGCGCGGCCCATCTCGACCTGACCGTGCCCGACGAGGCGGAGGCGCTGGAGCTGCTCGCGAAGGTGGCCGGCCGGAGCCGTACCGCTGCCGAACCGGAGGGGGCCGCCGAGATCGTCGCACTGTGCGGACGGCTGCCGCTGGCGGTGCGCATCGCCGGAGCGCGCCTCGCCGCGCGGCCGCACTGGGGACCGGGCCGGCTCGCGGAGCGGCTGCGCGACGAGCGGCGCCGGCTGAACGAGCTGCGCGCCGGTGACCTCGAACTGCGCGTCAGCCTCGAACTGGGCTACGCCGACCTCGACCCGCACGAGCGCGCGGCACTGCGCCGGCTGGCACTGCTGGACCTGCCCGACTTCGCCGGCTGGATCGCCGCCCCGCTCCTCGGCATCGGGGTCGAGGAGGCGGAGGAGGCGGTGGAGCGGCTGGTCGACTGCCACTTCATCGACGTCGTCGGCGTGGACGGCACCGGCCGCAGCCGGTACCGCATCCATGACCTGGCCCGTGAGCACGCCCGCGAACGCTGTCTGGCCGAGGAGGCGCCGCCCGAGCGCGAGGCGGCGGTGCGGCGGCTGGTGGCTTGTTGGCTGGGGCTCGCCAAGCAGGCCGCCGCCCGTGGTCCCGGCGGCGTGACCAGGTATTTCCCGGAACCGGAGACCGTGCGCGGGCTCGACGCGCGCACCGAGGAGGAACTGCTGGCCCGGCCCGCTGCCTGGTTCGCCGCCGAACAGGCGGGGCTGCTGGCGGCGGTGGAGTACTGCGCCGACCACGGAGCGGCCCGGGCCGCGCGCGATCTCGCCGGGGCGCTGATCGCCAGTTCGGCCGCGCTGTACAACCGGTTCGACGCCTGGTCCAGCTCGCACCGGGCCGCCATGGCGGCGGTGCGCCGCGGTGGCGACGTCGAGGGCGAGGCCTGGCTGCTCACCGGGCTCGGCCGGCTCGCCTACGAGCAGGACAGGTTCGAGGAGTCGTACGCCTGCTTCGAGCGGGCCCTGCGACGGTTCGGGGAGCACGGCGACGTGCCGCGCGGCGAGGCGGTGGCGCTCGACGGCATGGCCACGGTCCGGCGGGAGCAGGCCGGTTACCCCGAGGCCCTCGAACTGCTCGGGAAGGCCCTGGAGCGGTACGGGCGGACCGGCGACCTCGGCGGCCGGGCCCGCATGCTGTACGGCTTCGGCTACGTGCACCGCGAGCAGGGGCGGGGCGGGGAGGCCCGGGACGCCCTCTCCCGCGCCCTGGAGCTGTACCGGGCCGGGGCCGATCCGCACGGCGAGGCGCTCACCCTGCGGGCGCTGGCGCTGTGCCACCGCGCGGAGGGCACCCCGGCGGAGGCCGAGCGGCTGCTCCTGGAGGCGCTGGACATCTTCACCGGGCTGGCGGACGCCTTCGGCGTGATGTACACGGAGCAGGCACTGGCCAAGGTGGAGCTGCGCACGAACCGGGCCGACCGGGCCCGCGAACGCCTGGACCGCTGTCTCGCGGTGGCCCGCGAGCGCCAGGACCGCTTCGGCGTGGCCCTCGTCCTGCGCACCCTCGGCGAGTGCCACCTCGCGACGGGCGACACCGACGCCGCCCGCGAGCCGCTGGAGCGCGCCCTGGCGGACTGGGAGGCGCTGCGCCTCCCGGTCTGGCGGGCGCGCACGGCCTGGGACTTGGCCGGGGTGTGGGCGGCGGACGGCAGGGCGGAGGAGGCACGGGCGGCCCGGGCCGAGGCGCTCGCCGTCTTCCGCGAACTGGGCTGCCGGGAGGCGGGGGAGCGGGCGTAG